A region from the Hydra vulgaris chromosome 08, alternate assembly HydraT2T_AEP genome encodes:
- the LOC100209635 gene encoding sodium/potassium/calcium exchanger 3 translates to MRLRLTLNQNFGSKLFVAFIFCFYILIRYNHFLTENGEGNSVLTRKLSMFDSDIREKCKPAKGAVDEFPPDFMTQEQRYKGGIIFHVTVTFYMFGLLAVVCDDYFVLSLYHICLRLKMDKDVAGATFMAIGSSAPTLFISIVSIFFTDSAGDVGLGTVVGSTIFNTLFIVSICAMVTTIPARVSQWPLMRDSFVYVLGTISLAITIRDRRVYWYEACLFVVVYMLYIVIIYFNKELGAVFNNNVKQVCGELEDEDSDMLTINSKTTMDDLLKPSGNEEVPKNHDASSNNSMMDDLEQFEHKQESPIQIPEGCIAKIVWILGFPVMILFYITIPPCCKKRWSEWFLVTFAMSVMWMGFLSYILVWMVVIIGDTFDIPDCIMGMTFLAAGSSIPDVMASVIVARQGMADMALSNAIGSNVFDMLCLGLPWLLKTTIMDPGSFITIQSQSIMISTLLLIGSIVFTIVAVHLNNWRLDFKLGIIFLIIYIVFIALATLIEFLACPCQIEDFLPV, encoded by the coding sequence ATGAGGCTGCGACTAACACTCAACCAGAATTTTGGTTCAAAATTGTTTGTTGCCTTCATATTTTGCTTTTACATCCTGATTCGATACAATCATTTTCTCACCGAAAATGGCGAAGGAAATAGCGTTCTCACCAGAAAACTTTCTATGTTTGATTCTGATATAAGAGAAAAATGTAAACCTGCTAAAGGAGCAGTAGATGAGTTTCCTCCAGATTTTATGACTCAGGAGCAACGATACAAAGGCGGTATTATTTTTCATGTTACTGTGACATTTTATATGTTTGGCCTTTTAGCAGTGGTATGCGATGACTATTTTGTACTTTCGTTGTATCATATTTGCTTGCGACTTAAAATGGATAAAGATGTTGCTGGTGCAACTTTTATGGCAATTGGATCGTCTGCCCCAACGTTGTTTATCTCTATTGtctccattttttttactgatagtGCTGGTGATGTTGGACTAGGTACTGTAGTAGGTTCAACAATATTTAACACCTTGTTTATTGTATCAATATGTGCTATGGTTACAACAATACCAGCACGTGTTTCTCAATGGCCACTTATGAGAGATTCGTTTGTATATGTTCTTGGGACAATTTCACTTGCAATAACAATTCGAGATAGACGTGTTTATTGGTACGAAGCATGCTTGTTTGTAGTAGTGTACATGTTGTATATAGTCATTATATATTTCAACAAAGAACTTGGTGCTGtgtttaacaataatgttaAACAAGTATGTGGTGAGCTAGAAGATGAAGACTCAGATATGTtgactattaattcaaaaacaacAATGGATGATTTACTGAAACCTTCAGGAAACGAAGAAGTACCAAAAAACCATGATGCGTCAAGTAACAATTCAATGATGGACGACCTTGAACAGTTTGAGCACAAACAAGAATCTCCCATACAAATTCCAGAGGGATGCATAGCAAAAATTGTTTGGATACTTGGTTTTCCTGTAATGATATTGTTCTATATCACTATACCACCGTGCTGCAAAAAACGCTGGTCTGAATGGTTTTTAGTAACTTTTGCAATGTCCGTTATGTGGATGGGATTTCTCTCTTATATTCTTGTTTGGATGGTTGTTATAATTGGAGACACGTTTGATATACCTGATTGTATTATGGGCATGACGTTTTTAGCTGCTGGTTCAAGTATACCGGATGTGATGGCATCAGTAATTGTTGCACGTCAAGGAATGGCTGATATGGCATTATCAAATGCTATTGGATCAAACGTATTTGATATGCTTTGTTTAGGATTACCGTGGTTGCTAAAAACAACAATCATGGATCCAGGCAGTTTTATTACTATCCAGTCTCAAAGCATAATGATTTCCACTCTTCTCTTAATTGGCTCTATTGTGTTCACAATTGTAGCAGTCCATTTGAATAATTGGAGATTAGATTTTAAATTAGggattatatttcttattatatacatagtatTTATAGCACTTGCaactttaattgaatttttagcTTGTCCGTGTCAGATTGAAGATTTTCTTCCAGTCTAG
- the LOC100198913 gene encoding H/ACA ribonucleoprotein complex subunit 2-like protein, translating to MVKSKKEEETTVENGDVAIDDSKLERPNYEELITQMNIIAKPLASKKMTKKIYKIVKKAAKAKQLRRGVKEVLKAIRKKEKGIIIFAGDVSPLDVYSHMPVMCEENKLPYCFVPARIDLGLASQTKRATCVVLVKKDDAYDSSFTELRDRIKEMPLPL from the coding sequence atggttaaatcaaaaaaagaggAAGAAACTACAGTTGAAAATGGAGATGTTGCAATTGATGATTCAAAGCTAGAAAGGCCGAACTATGAAGAGCTTATTACACAAATGAATATTATAGCAAAACCTCTTGCTAGTAAAAAAATGACGAAAAAGATTTACAAGATTGTAAAAAAGGCAGCAAAAGCAAAACAGCTTCGCAGAGGAGTAAAAGAAGTATTAAAGGCAATacgcaaaaaagaaaaaggtatCATTATTTTTGCAGGTGACGTATCACCATTAGATGTTTATTCACACATGCCTGTTATGTGTGAAGAAAACAAACTACCATACTGCTTTGTGCCAGCAAGAATAGACTTGGGTTTAGCAAGCCAAACGAAAAGAGCAACTTGTGTTGTTTTGGTTAAAAAAGATGACGCTTATGATAGTTCCTTTACAGAGCTACGTGACAGAATCAAAGAAATGCCTCTTCCTTTGTAA